A single window of Agromyces aureus DNA harbors:
- a CDS encoding TetR/AcrR family transcriptional regulator: MPTESTGRGEPDRTLRLLWRDRLGDPVGSRGPKQRTSVDAVVDAAIEIADDEGVEALSMRRIAERLGLKPMSIYTYVPGKAELIDLMVDRVAGEQALPELDGPLRERLARIAHLAWNEYLRHPWLLSIDTSRPPLGPNVSDRWEWSLRAIDGLGLDDLDMDQIITLITGYVSGPARAHLDAERLHRAVAETDEEWWERNAPILEEIMDPARYPLSGRVGLAAGEAYGSASDPRRSFTFGLERVIDGIEAYVRGRATPSAAS; the protein is encoded by the coding sequence ATGCCGACCGAATCCACGGGGCGAGGAGAGCCCGACCGCACCCTCCGCCTGCTGTGGCGCGATCGGCTCGGTGATCCGGTCGGATCACGGGGCCCGAAGCAGCGCACGAGCGTCGACGCCGTCGTCGACGCCGCCATCGAGATCGCCGACGACGAGGGCGTCGAGGCGCTCTCGATGCGGCGCATCGCCGAACGCCTCGGCTTGAAGCCCATGTCGATCTACACCTACGTGCCGGGCAAGGCCGAGCTCATCGACCTCATGGTCGACCGGGTCGCGGGCGAGCAAGCGCTGCCCGAACTCGACGGCCCGTTGCGCGAGCGGCTCGCCCGCATCGCGCACCTCGCGTGGAACGAGTACCTGCGGCATCCGTGGCTGCTCTCGATCGACACGAGCCGCCCGCCGCTCGGGCCGAACGTCTCCGATCGCTGGGAATGGAGCCTGCGCGCCATCGACGGCCTCGGCCTCGACGACCTCGACATGGACCAGATCATCACGCTGATCACGGGGTACGTCAGCGGACCGGCACGGGCCCACCTCGACGCCGAGCGTCTGCACCGCGCCGTCGCCGAGACCGACGAGGAGTGGTGGGAGCGAAACGCGCCGATCCTCGAGGAGATCATGGACCCGGCCCGCTACCCGCTTTCTGGTCGGGTCGGCCTGGCGGCCGGGGAGGCGTACGGCTCGGCCTCGGACCCCCGACGCAGCTTCACGTTCGGCCTCGAACGGGTGATC